The Flavivirga eckloniae genomic interval AATACAGTTATACAACCTAATAGTTTTATAGGACATAATGTCGTAATAGGTGATAACTGTACAATCCATTCCAACGTAAGCATTTATGATGACGCCGTAATAGGAAATAACGTTACCATTCACGCAGGCTCTGTTTTAGGTGGTAATGCTTTCTATTATAAAAACAGACCAGAAGGTTACGATCGTTTAAAATCAAGTGGTCGTGTTGTTCTAGAAGATCATGTAGATATTGGATCTGGCTGCACCATAGATAGAGGTGTAACAGCAGATACTAGAATTAAAGAAGGAACGAAAATCGATAATTTGGTTCAAATAGGACATGATACTGTTATTGGAAAGAAATGTTTAATTGCATCTCAAGTAGGTATAGCAGGCTGTGTGGTAATTGAAGACGAAGTAACTATTTGGGGTCAAGTTGGTATTACCAGTGGTATCACCATTGGTAAAAAAGCTGTGATATCTGCCAAAGCGGGCGTTAGTAAATCTTTAGAAGGCGGTAGAGGGTATTTTGGAATTCCTGCAGACGATTTTCGCTCAAAATATAAAGAAATTGCAGCTATTAAAAAGATTCCAGAAATACTGGAAAAGTTAAAAGAACAAGACAATCAATAGAGCTAAGTGTTTTTAAAATAAAAAGTAGTGTTTTACTTTAAAATTTTAATACAAAAAATTACATTTGCTCAACAAAAAAATTATAAAAGACAAATATATCTCCTATGAGTGTTTTAGTAAATAAAGATTCAAAGATTATAGTTCAAGGATTTACAGGAAGTGAAGGTACATTTCACGCTGGTCAAATGATTGAATACGGAACCAATGTTGTTGGTGGTGTTACACCTGGCAAGGGCGGACAAACACATTTAGATAAGCCAGTTTTTAATACTGTTTTAGATGCTGTTAAAGAAGTTGGAGCAGATACAACTATTATTTTTGTACCACCTGCTTTTGCAGCAGATGCCATTATGGAAGCTGCCGATGCAGGTATTAAAGTTATTATAACAATTACAGAAGGTATCCCTGTTGCAGATATGATTAAGGCTTCAGACTACATAAAAGGCAAAGATTGTCGCTTAATAGGCCCTAACTGTCCAGGAGTTATTACTCCAGAAGAAGCTAAAGTTGGTATCATGCCAGGTTTTGTTTTCAAAAAAGGAAAAGTAGGTATTGTTTCTAAATCGGGAACTCTTACTTATGAAGCTGCAGACCAAGTTGTAAAACAAGGTTTAGGAATTACTACAGCGATTGGTATTGGTGGAGATCCAATTATTGGAACCACAACTAAAGAAGCTGTTGAGTTATTGATTAACGATCCAGAAACTGAAGCAGTTGTAATGATAGGAGAAATAGGCGGACAATTAGAAGCCGATGCTGCTAATTGGTACAAAGCGAGTGGAAGTAAAAAGCCAATTGTAGGTTTTATAGCAGGAGAAACAGCGCCAGCTGGTCGTACCATGGGACATGCCGGAGCTATTGTTGGTGGAAGTGACGATACTGCACAAGCAAAAAAGAAAATAATGAGAGCTTCTGGTATTCATGTAGTTGATTCTCCAGCAGAAATTGGAAAGAAAGTAGCCGAAGTACTAGGCTAAGCTTAGTAATTCATTAAAATATAAAATCCGTTGACTTTTAGTTAACGGATTTTTTTGTGTCATTATGAGACCTGTCAGGTCTGTTTTAATTACAAGTAGTTTATTAAAAAGTAAATACTGTTTATTTATATGTAAATACATCTTGCAAATTCGTATAAATAGTTACAACTAAAATAAATTTAAAATATAAGGGTAACAAAAATACTGTTGGATTGATATACTAGTATAAAGCTAAAAACAGGAAATCATGAAAACACAAAAAATAATAGTAGGATTATTAATTTTAGGATTAAGCCTTATCAGTTGTTCTAAAAATGATGATGATATAAAAATTATTGAGAGCACACCAGAATACCCCATGAAATCTTTGATTGAGGATGGTGTTATAGAATTAACCAATACAAAGATAAACAGTCCAAACACCTTTGAATTAGGATACAAATTCAAAACTTTTAAAAATGGTAAAATAACAGCCCTAGGAATTCGAGTACCCGATAATGATACTTACAGGGTATCGTTTTGGAATGTTGATACCGAAGAACTGCTAAAAACTATGGAAATTACCTCCAGCTCAGGATTGTTATCCTTTGAAGACATTGAACCTATAAATATAGAGTCTGGCACAGCATATTTCGTTTCAATTAACACAAACGATTACTACATATTTAACGATGGTGGAGATGTGATGTTTCCAGCAGAAACTAATAATATTCTTGTGTTGGGTTACGGAGCGTATTTTGGACAGAGCCAAACCCTGCCAGAGACTTATGTTAAAACAGCTTATTTAGGAATGGTTGATGTAAAGTTTATTCCTAATAATTAACACGTTTCGTTTCAAAAAAGAAGGTAAACACTGTTCGGTTACTATAAACGAACAGTGTTTATCTGTTTATTAATTAGGGAACTCTAGTATATTTAATAGAGGTATTAAACCCTTCAATATTCAGTATAATAGTTTCCCCTTCCTCCGCAAGATTGGAAATATCAAAAGAAGTTGTAGCAGATACAGAAGTTGGTTTAGTAAGGTTTTCCTTGATACTGAATTTTAAGCGTCTTTGTATAGGGTCGCTTTCCAGTATTTCATCAGCATCTACCAATGTAACATCTTTAATTTTGTCTTGAGTAGAGAGAATACTAAACGTAATATTTAAGCAATTATCATTAATTTCTACCGATGTAATTGGTGACGACTTAAGCGCTTTATAGAGTTTAGAGCTAATTATAGTTCCCTTATCACAATTCCTGTCGGTATACAATACTTTTTTATTGATAGCTTCAGTATCAAAATCAGGACAAGTATTTAATCCCGCTATACCTCCAAATTCGCAAATTTTATTTTTGTCACAATCGTAAACGGTAATAAGGTTGTCCGCACAATCTATGCAGTTATTTATTGAAAAAACAGTTTGCTTTTTATAATCATACTGTGTTATTTCTAAATCGTTAGTATTTGCGCTATTTAGCAATTCTTTTAGCCATTCAATATTTTCAAGCGGATCAGTTGAGCATATTTTAGAAGAAGGATTATCGTCGGTTTCATCACATCCTAAAAATAGAGCTAATAATAAAAAAGGAAGAAAATATTTCATAGTACTTCGGGATCAACAGTTAGTATTAAATTCAATTATTAGATGCAGCCAATAAATAAAGGTTGCGTTAAAAGCAGTCTTTTAATTATCATCAATAATATGATTTTGTGTTATTTTTTATATGTTACAACATTGTATTTCCTATATTTGAACATCTAATTTATTAACGAAATTCAAGAACAAAATACACGATGGATATAATTGTGTTTTTGTGTTAAATTAAATATATCTAAATGAAATTATTAGAAGGAAAAACGGCCATAGTTACAGGAGCAAGTCGTGGAATAGGTAAAGGAATTGCTAAAGTATTTGCAGAACAAGGTGCTAACGTAGCATTTACATATAGCTCGTCGGTAGACGCTGCAAATGCATTAGAATCAGAATTAAATGCATTAGGAATAAAGGCTAAAGGATACCAGAGTAATGCAGCTAATTTTGATGAAGCCCAAAAATTAGCAAACGAAGTTGTTGCAGAGTTTGGAAGCATTGATGTTTTGGTAAATAATGCAGGTATTACAAAAGATAATTTACTAATGCGTATTAGCGAAGAAGACTTCGATACGGTTATAGAAGTAAACCTTAAGTCTGTTTTTAATATGACAAAAGCGGTACAACGTACCATGCTAAAACAGCGCAAAGGATCAATTATAAATATGAGTTCGGTAGTTGGAGTAAAAGGTAATGCCGGGCAAACAAATTATGCAGCTTCTAAAGCTGGTATTATTGGATTTTCTAAATCGGTTGCCTTAGAATTAGGTTCAAGAAATATAAGAAGTAACGTAGTTGCTCCAGGTTTTATAGAAACAGAAATGACCGCAAAACTTGATGAAGAAATCGTAAAAGGATGGCGAGCAGGTATTCCTTTAAAGCGAGGAGGAACACCAGAAGACATAGCGAATGTTTGTGTGTTTTTAGCAAGTGATATGAGTGCATATGTAACCGGACAAACTCTTAATGTAGATGGAGGGATGCTAACATAACCCTATGGTAAAGAATGCTTTTTTACTGTTTCTTTTCGCCTGTGTCTCCACTTTAACTGCTCAAAATAAAGAATGGGTAAAAGTTAAAGATACGGTTAATGCATTTGTTGTTGAGTTTCCTGCTCAACCTCAAAAAGGAGTAGAAGATGTGCCCACGGTAAAGGGGTCAGTAAAAATGGATTCGTACACCTTGCAAACAGTAGATGATGACATTTTAATTTATATGACGTCATTTACAAAATATCCCAAGTCATTTTTTGA includes:
- the fabG gene encoding 3-oxoacyl-[acyl-carrier-protein] reductase, which gives rise to MKLLEGKTAIVTGASRGIGKGIAKVFAEQGANVAFTYSSSVDAANALESELNALGIKAKGYQSNAANFDEAQKLANEVVAEFGSIDVLVNNAGITKDNLLMRISEEDFDTVIEVNLKSVFNMTKAVQRTMLKQRKGSIINMSSVVGVKGNAGQTNYAASKAGIIGFSKSVALELGSRNIRSNVVAPGFIETEMTAKLDEEIVKGWRAGIPLKRGGTPEDIANVCVFLASDMSAYVTGQTLNVDGGMLT
- a CDS encoding DUF6970 domain-containing protein, which translates into the protein MKYFLPFLLLALFLGCDETDDNPSSKICSTDPLENIEWLKELLNSANTNDLEITQYDYKKQTVFSINNCIDCADNLITVYDCDKNKICEFGGIAGLNTCPDFDTEAINKKVLYTDRNCDKGTIISSKLYKALKSSPITSVEINDNCLNITFSILSTQDKIKDVTLVDADEILESDPIQRRLKFSIKENLTKPTSVSATTSFDISNLAEEGETIILNIEGFNTSIKYTRVP
- the sucD gene encoding succinate--CoA ligase subunit alpha: MSVLVNKDSKIIVQGFTGSEGTFHAGQMIEYGTNVVGGVTPGKGGQTHLDKPVFNTVLDAVKEVGADTTIIFVPPAFAADAIMEAADAGIKVIITITEGIPVADMIKASDYIKGKDCRLIGPNCPGVITPEEAKVGIMPGFVFKKGKVGIVSKSGTLTYEAADQVVKQGLGITTAIGIGGDPIIGTTTKEAVELLINDPETEAVVMIGEIGGQLEADAANWYKASGSKKPIVGFIAGETAPAGRTMGHAGAIVGGSDDTAQAKKKIMRASGIHVVDSPAEIGKKVAEVLG
- a CDS encoding DUF4082 domain-containing protein codes for the protein MKTQKIIVGLLILGLSLISCSKNDDDIKIIESTPEYPMKSLIEDGVIELTNTKINSPNTFELGYKFKTFKNGKITALGIRVPDNDTYRVSFWNVDTEELLKTMEITSSSGLLSFEDIEPINIESGTAYFVSINTNDYYIFNDGGDVMFPAETNNILVLGYGAYFGQSQTLPETYVKTAYLGMVDVKFIPNN
- a CDS encoding UDP-3-O-(3-hydroxymyristoyl)glucosamine N-acyltransferase, which codes for MKFPKPYTLKNIAQLIDCTFVGADDFPVLGMNEIHVVEQGDIVFVDHPKYYDKALNSAATIVLINKEVDCPSGKALLISDDPFRDFNKLTNHFKPFQSANSQISSTAIIGKNTVIQPNSFIGHNVVIGDNCTIHSNVSIYDDAVIGNNVTIHAGSVLGGNAFYYKNRPEGYDRLKSSGRVVLEDHVDIGSGCTIDRGVTADTRIKEGTKIDNLVQIGHDTVIGKKCLIASQVGIAGCVVIEDEVTIWGQVGITSGITIGKKAVISAKAGVSKSLEGGRGYFGIPADDFRSKYKEIAAIKKIPEILEKLKEQDNQ